A region of Sugiyamaella lignohabitans strain CBS 10342 chromosome A, complete sequence DNA encodes the following proteins:
- the FMP52 gene encoding Fmp52p (hypothetical protein; localized to the mitochondrial outer membrane; induced by treatment with 8-methoxypsoralen and UVA irradiation; GO_component: GO:0005783 - endoplasmic reticulum [Evidence IDA] [PMID 14562095]; GO_component: GO:0016020 - membrane [Evidence IEA]; GO_component: GO:0005741 - mitochondrial outer membrane [Evidence IEA,IEA]; GO_component: GO:0005741 - mitochondrial outer membrane [Evidence IDA] [PMID 16407407]; GO_component: GO:0005739 - mitochondrion [Evidence IEA]; GO_component: GO:0005739 - mitochondrion [Evidence IDA] [PMID 14576278]; GO_component: GO:0005739 - mitochondrion [Evidence IDA] [PMID 16823961]; GO_function: GO:0003674 - molecular_function [Evidence ND]; GO_process: GO:0008150 - biological_process [Evidence ND]), translating into MAPSSLNVIVLGATGLVGKLFVKESAESKASFISSVKTIGRRSTGVESAKVSDILDPDTSKWPDKIAELESTPDVMFSGLGTTKAIAGSFENQYKIDHDLNVAAAKAAKEKGVKTYVLISSAGSSAGSMIPYLKMKGEIERDIIALEFPRTIILRPGVLIGEREVSHGIGEVVMQKFTSLVYGTVFTKISPMSAAKGVDVARSALELLKTDPPTDSSKPAVEIYENSKILDLAKSYSH; encoded by the coding sequence ATGGCTCCTTCTTCGTTGAATGTTATTGTTCTTGGCGCCACCGGCCTGGTTGGAAAGCTTTTTGTGAAGGAAAGTGCCGAATCCAAAGCCAGTTTCATTTCGTCTGTGAAAACCATTGGTAGACGTTCCACTGGTGTCGAGTCTGCTAAGGTGTCGGATATTCTCGACCCCGATACCTCGAAATGGCCTGACAAGATCGCTGAGCTGGAATCTACCCCTGACGTGATGTTTTCGGGTCTGGGTACCACTAAAGCTATTGCTGGCAGTTTTGAAAACCAGTACAAAATCGACCATGATCTCAatgtcgctgctgccaaagCTGCCAAAGAAAAGGGCGTCAAAACCTATGTCCTCATTTCCTCTGCCGGCTCGTCTGCTGGATCAATGATCCCTtatttgaagatgaaagGCGAAATTGAACGAGACATTATTGCCCTTGAATTCCCACGAACCATTATCTTACGTCCCGGTGTGCTAATTGGCGAACGAGAAGTGTCTCACGGCATTGGCGAGGTGGTCATGCAGAAGTTCACAAGTCTCGTCTACGGCACCGTTTTCACCAAGATCTCGCCCATGAGCGCAGCCAAAGGCGTGGATGTCGCCAGATCCGCCCTGGAGCTCCTCAAAACTGACCCGCCCACCGACTCCAGCAAACCTGCTGTCGAAATCTACGAGAACAGCAAAATTCTCGACCTCGCCAAATCGTACTCTCACTAA